The genomic stretch AGCAATGAGGATGTACAACAAGTTTTGTCGGTGGATTCAGACGATCGTTCGGCCAGCAATCGCTATCAGGACGAAAAAAGAATATCAGCAATCATGGAATCATTTGTTGGATTTAAAAACTGGGATATCGAAATTTATATTTTAGGGAAAAATGGAGACCGATTTTTCACGGCAGACGTGCTTCCTAAGCAATATAGGAATATAAACGCGAATTGGGGCTTGTTTCGCAAAGCTCACCTTGCAGGCGGCAACGCAGTATGGGATACCCATTATACACTTAAGAAGCTTTACGATTTTGGCACGGCGCTAGGGAATGGCAGACTGCTTAAAAATATCGATACAGGCGAGTTTTTAGGATTTTTGATCATTGATATTATGGAAACGGATTTAGTCGATAAATATGCCAAAGCGCATCTTGTAGAGAATGGACAAATTTTTTTGCTGGATCAATTCGGAAATGTTATATCAAGCCTGCCAAAGCATCAGATCGGAACAAAGCTCCAAGCTGAATTTCTATCGACAGTGCTGCAAGGGACAAAGGGATATTTCCAATCTAAGAATCAAAAAGGACAGAAAGAGATGATCATTTACGATACTTCTGAGGTTAGTGGCTTCAAGTTGGTTAGTGTCGTTCCTGTCAAGGAAATGATTAAAGAAAGCAGCAGCATAAGAACGTTTACAATCGGGATCTTGATCGTTGGAATTATTTCTTCGGTTGGTTTCGCCTATGTGGTTTCCAATCATATTACCCATCCGCTTCGTAAGCTTCGACTACTCATGAGGCAAGCGGAGAAGGGGGATCTGGATATCTCATTTCCAGTGAAATATAAGGACGAGGTTGGACAATTAGGCCAAAGCTTTAACCGTATGATCGATAGAGTCCAATATTTGATCAAAGAGAATTACGAGAAAATATTGCAGTTGAGGGAGGCAGAGTTAAAAGCAATTCAGGCGCAAATTAATCCTCATTTTCTTTATAATACGCTGGATTCGATTAACTGGATGGCGAGGATTCATAACATTGATGAAATATCGCGAACGGTCATTTCCTTGGGAGAGCTTTTTCGTTACAGCATTCGGAAGGGAAATCAGTTCATTACAGTCAGCGAGGATATGACTCAAATTCAGCACTATTTGGCGATTCAGAAGATTCGATTCAGAGATAAAGTAACGATGGAAGTAGAGGTGGATGATGATGTTTTATCCTTCTATACACTGAAATTGTTAATACAGCCAGTGGTAGAGAATGCGATTGTACATGGTCTGGAAAGAAAGGTGGGACATGGAACATTGCGTATTCGAGGCCAGGCAGCAGGGGGCAAAATTGTATTTGTAATTCAAGATGACGGGATAGGCTTCTCTGCCTATCAGCAAGAAAATCATTCGGTTCAGACAACAATGAGAACAGGAGGGGGAAGCGGAATTGGACTGGATAATTTGAAGAAAAGAATGGAGCTTCAATTCGGTGAGGAAGCTTCCTTTCATATGCAGAGCGAAGTCGGATCAGGCACTACTGTTACCATCAAGATTCCTCAAATCAAACATGCGGGTGATGAAAATGTTCAAGGTAATGATCGTAGACGATGAATGGATTGTGCGCCAAGGATTGAAATTGACGATTCCTTGGATGGATATGCATTGCGAGGTCGTGGCAGAGGCGGACAACGGAATGGATGCGCTAAGGCTTTTTCATGAAGTGCTGCCTGATATCGTACTTACTGATATTCGAATGCCGGGGATGGATGGCTTGTCGCTTATGAAGGAGATTAGAGAAGAACACCCTACGGTTACTGCTATTTTTCTCACAGGGTTCGATGATTTCTCTTACGCCCAGGAAGCGATCAAGCTAGGGGCGTTTGAATTACTATTGAAGCCCTCCGACCCGGAGGAGCTGCGGCGGGTAGTTGGTGAAGCGACTCGGAAAATTACGATACAGAGGCAGCAGATCGATTACAGGAAAAGTCTCGAAAATCATCAAAAAACGAATCAGCCTTTTGTTCTGGAAAAGGTGCTGTACCGCCTGATGATGGATACCGCCTCGATTAAAGAAGTGAATTTACTGTACGAGGCTTTGGAGGGCAGGCTAGAGCTGTTCGATGATTATAGAATTGCCATTCTTGATTATTCGAAAGCTGAAGGGGATAGTACAAGGACGCAGTCCCTCTCACCAGATCGTTCAATCGTTGGCAGCTTGCTTATGCAGCATGCGTTAACTGAAGCGATAGCATTAGATGAGCATTCGTATGCCATTTTACTTAATGAATCCGGCGGATCAAAATGGCGAGCTAGAGTGAAGGAGCTAATGGAGCAGCAGGATGCTGCTGTGACGCTTAGCTTAAGTCATGTGCATCATGGTTTGTTAACACTAGGTCAAGCATATGCAGAGGCCTGTCTGGCACATTTCTATCATGCGTTTCCTGGTCATCCTCCCATTATCGATTATGAAGTGATTCATAACGAGGATCGTTCCTCCCTGGAGTGGAATGAAAGAGAGCTTGTTGAGGCCATGAAGTGGGGAAATGATGAGACTGTCAGGCAGGCCTTGCAGGATTTGTATAAATCAGTGTTGTGGGATCTAGGCGGCAGAGAGATGAAGCAGAAGCAGATTGGCATTCAATTGTTGTTTGTTGTCTACCATTTGTTAAACCTTCATTTTCGGGAAATCGAAGGATTGCCAGAGCTGAAACAAGTGATGGATGAAATTAATGGGAAGCGATCCTACAAAGCAATACTTGAGTGGTTGGAAAATATGGTTACCCAAGTGAATGGCCAATACTTAAGAAGCAAGCTCCCTATTAAAAATGAGATGGAAGAGGTACGGAACTATATTAACACTCATTTTACAGAAGAGCTGAAGATGTATGAGCTGGCTTCCGGACTGCATATGAGTGAAAGCAGCTTCAGCAAGTTGTTTAAGAAGCAATTCGGGATTAGCTTCTTAGATTACATTACAGAATTGCGAATCAATAAGGCGAAGGAACTGCTTCTTGATCCAGAGATTAGAATCGGTGAGGTTGCTCGTATGGTTGGTTATCATGAGACGCGATATTTTAGTCAATTGTTTAAAAAAACGACTGGAGAAACGCAGAAGGTCTTCCGCATGAAGGTTCAAAAGCTGCGATATCGTGCGGAAAAATAACAAACATTTTTGAAAATCTCCTACGTTGTTGGATAGCTCCTGCGGTCTTATAGTAAGGGTGTACTAAAAAACAGCAGGAGGTTGAACATGATTAAATTTAGAAATGCAGCATTGTCAATGGTGGTTGTAATGGGTTTGATGTTATCGGCTTGTGGTACGAGTTCCAACAATGCGGGTACTGGAAAAACGAATAATGCCGGGGGCGCGTCAACGACAAATGAACCGGCTGCTACAGATTCTCCTTCAAATGCGGGAGGAACGGATACAGTTAAACTGAGCGGGAAGGTTGTTATCTACTCACCTAATAATGCGGATATTAACAATCCGATCGTCAAGGAATTTCAAGAAAGAACAGGCGTACAGGTGGAGTTGATCGCCGGAGGCACAGGGGAATTGCTGAAGCGTGTTGAGGCAGAGAAAGATAATCCGCTGGGCGATGTTTTCTTCGGAGGAGATACAGCATCCCTTGGAGCCTTTAGCGACTATTATGAAGCGTACGA from Paenibacillus sp. FSL H8-0548 encodes the following:
- a CDS encoding sensor histidine kinase; this encodes MKDKFIMRIADMGFRNKLIILFTLISIMPLSVLGLLSYNHASYTVQEKVYQTMLESLSQITYSINYFISDIEQLSMYIYSNEDVQQVLSVDSDDRSASNRYQDEKRISAIMESFVGFKNWDIEIYILGKNGDRFFTADVLPKQYRNINANWGLFRKAHLAGGNAVWDTHYTLKKLYDFGTALGNGRLLKNIDTGEFLGFLIIDIMETDLVDKYAKAHLVENGQIFLLDQFGNVISSLPKHQIGTKLQAEFLSTVLQGTKGYFQSKNQKGQKEMIIYDTSEVSGFKLVSVVPVKEMIKESSSIRTFTIGILIVGIISSVGFAYVVSNHITHPLRKLRLLMRQAEKGDLDISFPVKYKDEVGQLGQSFNRMIDRVQYLIKENYEKILQLREAELKAIQAQINPHFLYNTLDSINWMARIHNIDEISRTVISLGELFRYSIRKGNQFITVSEDMTQIQHYLAIQKIRFRDKVTMEVEVDDDVLSFYTLKLLIQPVVENAIVHGLERKVGHGTLRIRGQAAGGKIVFVIQDDGIGFSAYQQENHSVQTTMRTGGGSGIGLDNLKKRMELQFGEEASFHMQSEVGSGTTVTIKIPQIKHAGDENVQGNDRRR
- a CDS encoding response regulator; translated protein: MFKVMIVDDEWIVRQGLKLTIPWMDMHCEVVAEADNGMDALRLFHEVLPDIVLTDIRMPGMDGLSLMKEIREEHPTVTAIFLTGFDDFSYAQEAIKLGAFELLLKPSDPEELRRVVGEATRKITIQRQQIDYRKSLENHQKTNQPFVLEKVLYRLMMDTASIKEVNLLYEALEGRLELFDDYRIAILDYSKAEGDSTRTQSLSPDRSIVGSLLMQHALTEAIALDEHSYAILLNESGGSKWRARVKELMEQQDAAVTLSLSHVHHGLLTLGQAYAEACLAHFYHAFPGHPPIIDYEVIHNEDRSSLEWNERELVEAMKWGNDETVRQALQDLYKSVLWDLGGREMKQKQIGIQLLFVVYHLLNLHFREIEGLPELKQVMDEINGKRSYKAILEWLENMVTQVNGQYLRSKLPIKNEMEEVRNYINTHFTEELKMYELASGLHMSESSFSKLFKKQFGISFLDYITELRINKAKELLLDPEIRIGEVARMVGYHETRYFSQLFKKTTGETQKVFRMKVQKLRYRAEK